From one Trifolium pratense cultivar HEN17-A07 linkage group LG1, ARS_RC_1.1, whole genome shotgun sequence genomic stretch:
- the LOC123888465 gene encoding uncharacterized protein LOC123888465, translated as MASLATNFSGFVLFFPIGIHRLVSSSSLYIQNPSHFRSKLWYLSDPKWKNLDLYLLLIALPIASLSEFFLFLSFSNHPTYRFSFFQQSFAVLAFWVLIILIIFFEYVNSIFVNESFVFVFGGVVFLMEYSVMDKGISGVAGVVYGLLGGLTLVCSFACFYLSVKPSAFFAEFFLSSGLVFKGTWLLQIGFSLYTDVFGLKGCKKISISSLTPQMDNVDVQCDLNEDSLRGVAMMELLFILHAIVVLVLVLGLFGVLAGNRNLRGGEAKGPLLSEHDVSELEMG; from the coding sequence ATGGCATCATTAGCAACAAATTTCTCAGGTTTTGTCCTATTCTTCCCCATTGGAATTCATCGTTTAGTCTCTTCATCCTCTCTCTACATTCAAAACCCATCTCATTTCCGATCCAAACTCTGGTATCTCTCCGACCCAAAATGGAAAAATCTCGATCTTTATCTTCTTCTCATAGCTTTACCTATTGCATCACTCTCtgaattttttctctttctctctttttctaaCCACCCAACTTACAGATTCTCATTCTTCCAACAATCTTTCGCTGTTTTAGCCTTCTGGGTCTTGATCATATTGATCATTTTCTTTGAATATGTTAACTCGATCTTTGTTaatgaaagttttgtttttgtttttggtggGGTTGTTTTTTTGATGGAATATTCTGTTATGGATAAAGGGATTTCAGGTGTTGCTGGTGTTGTTTATGGATTGTTAGGTGGATTGACTCTTGTTTGTTCTTTTGCTTGTTTTTATTTGTCTGTTAAGCCTTCTGCTTTTTTTGCTGAGTTTTTTTTGTCTTCTGGGTTGGTTTTTAAGGGTACTTGGTTGTTGCAAATTGGGTTTTCTTTGTATACTGATGTTTTTGGATTGAAAGGGTGTAAAAAGATTTCGATTTCGAGTTTGACTCCTCAAATGGATAATGTTGATGTTCAATGTGATCTTAATGAGGATAGTTTGAGGGGTGTTGCTATGATGGAACTATTGTTCATTTTGCATGCTATTGTGGTGTTAGTTTTGGTACTTGGATTGTTTGGAGTGTTGGCTGGTAATAGGAATTTGAGAGGTGGTGAGGCGAAGGGACCGTTGTTGTCTGAGCATGATGTTTCTGAGCTGGAGATGGGATGa